DNA sequence from the Phoenix dactylifera cultivar Barhee BC4 unplaced genomic scaffold, palm_55x_up_171113_PBpolish2nd_filt_p 001081F, whole genome shotgun sequence genome:
CGGGCCATGGGCAGCGACATGGTTGTCTTGGCCGAGCTTGACTTGGCCAAGTTTGTTTTGGTTGAGTTTAACTTGGCCGAGTTTGTCTTGGCCGAGCTTGACCTAGAGTGATAGGGGCTTTGGCCAAGGCTCGGCCATAAGTGAATGGGCTATGACCAAGGCTCGGCCAAACCTCCAAGCAAAGGAGTTGGCTCGAATTTTGCTCTTGCTCTTGGCATGATCCTCCTTCAGCTTCTACCGGGCTCGAACTTCTCCTTGGTAGTGAGATCCGACGGCGGTGTTTGTGGGGGTTCTCAACATTTCTCctcctttgaaaactatctttgtcCTCAAGGATAAAGTGTGGATACCGCCGGATAACTTTGGCATAGTCTTCTCAAGTAGTTTCATTTCTCTCCATTGAATGAACACTTACTataattttcttcttccttaCTCCTCCTTCAAGACCCCTTGGACAGCTTCAAGCAACCTTCTAACCCTTGGAGGTAGCCCCTCCAACTCCTCTTCTTGCTGGTTGCCTTCATCATGATGTTGGCCGGTCAATTCCAAAAATCTCTTTAATGGTGGCACAACCTTGGGCAAAGGCCAATCTACCATGGCCTCGAACTTCTATTTGTCCACCTTTATTTCTTCTCCTAAAATAACATGGCCAAAACACTTAAATTCTGGTTGGGTGAGGGCATACTTTGAGAATTTGATGTAGAAATGGTGTTTCTCCAAGATGGATGACACAACCTCCACATGTTCCTTGTGTTTCTCCATGGGTCGGGAAGAGACTAAAGTATCATCAAAGGAATAAAGAGCAAAATTTGTCAAGCTGGCCAAGGTACCACATTCATTGAAACTTGAAAGATGGACGGTCTCTCTACCCCCAACAAGGCATGCAAAGGGGGGTCGGTCTCCTCCTTTTTAGTACTTTGTCCGGCCCCATCATCATGCTCAAGCTCTTCACTTTCTTCCTCTGAATTTTCAGGCTTGGCGGCCTCATCTTTGCTATCCCCACCTAAGAGAGATGTTTGCTTGGTCTTGCACGGGTGCCCCAGGCTCCACTAATCTCCACACTTGGAGCATAGCTCCCTTTTCTCAATATCTTGTGGCTCCTCTCTTGCCAAGTTTTTGACTTTCTCGGGTTGGTTCTCGTTGCCACTTCTAACCTCTTTACTGGTCTCCGAAGGTGCTCTTGGTTGCAAGGAAGAAGATGcatggttgctgaaattttctttgatgcatGTTTGCACTTTCTCCTCTTGCTTCATCTTGGCTTCCTCGGGCCGGTCCTCAAGCTTTTGAGTATAAAAAAGCTTCTTCTCGGGTTGTCTCATACTATCATGGCTTGCCCTAAGCTTCATACGCTTTCGGGCCTCCTCTAACTCCCTTTTTATCATCATCAACCGGCCCTCTATTGTATCTTCACCTTTCATGTTCTCcctcatatttttctttatgtttTGCTTAGGGCCAtactctccttttctttcttcttctctccaccaactccttttctttcttctcgtctcttttcttcccttctccttgCTTCTTGATCCCTCATTTGGCCCCGCCGAGAGGCGTACGACCAATGCTCCTCTTCATTAAACTTTCTATACATCCTTCCCCCTTCATTCTCCCCGACTCCTCTCCAACCTTTCTAGGCTCTCATTAGTTTCTCTAAGAGTGGAGGAAAGGTTTTCAAGAGTTCGGCTCAAGTGTGCCTAACTTTCTTCTAGGGCCTTAAGCCGTGCATTTTCATCCCACGTCATCACTCTGAACCTCCTTTGGCCCGTCACCCAAGGAATGATCCGGCCCTCCTTTTTTATATGAAAATGGGTTGTACACCACTCGATCTTCCTTCATTATAATCAAAGTTTACAAACATGAAGATCCTCACAACCCAATAGGTCGATTGTAGCAATGCTAGTTTCTGAATCACCGAAGTTGGAGAAGGGGCACAaggtactaccagtagcctcccTTTATGCCGCCCCTAATATACCCTTCAGCAAAATGGTTGGGTCAAATAGCCCGAGGTATTACCAATAGCTTTCCTCTTGAGCTATCCATGGGTTAACACGACAATGCTCAATCAAACCCTTATAAAAAAATGCTCACACTTCTTTTGCGAATGAGAATGATATGTTGCAGAAATTTGAGCACTACTTGCATGCAAAATAACTTCCAATATATCCCCTCTCAAGTTCAACAAGTAATATGAAGGTAGTAAGAAGTAACTTCACTTCTAGGTATGCAAAGAAAGGTAAGGCACCTAAACTCTACCCAATGTGTAATCTGAAAATTTTAGGGTTGTAGGCGTTACCTCTTGGAAGAGATCTTCCCAATGAAgatctcaatgaaagcaccaatgATAGAGGGTGGCTTTTGGCCTGGAGCCACCACACCAAATTCTCTCCTCGTGCTTCTTGTGCGCACCTCGTTAAGTTGCTGATTTGGGCCGATGTGGGTAACGTCGGTTGATATTTGCCCTTCGGAAGGCCGTGGAGAACAAGTCAAGGGGCGGGTTTATTGGCTGCAACTTGGCCCGACCTTTGGCTTGTTGGAAACACTTGATACACTTCTTCAAATAGTCGTGGGAATCAAGACAAGGGGCAGGTCTACTGGTTGTAACTTGACTCGTTCTTTGGCTTGATGAAAACAACCAATGAGCATAATGATATTTAGAGGAATGCTTAAGGTTGATTCTATTCCCAAAATGAAGCTTACAAGAATAAATCTAGAGAAAACTATGATTGATCTTTTCTAGCCAAAGTCTTGGACAAACTCCAAGACCGAATACAATAGGATAAAGCCCTCCCAAGCCCTTAGGCAGAATACAAAGCAAATATCTAAGACATAAGATAGGTCCTCCCACGCTCTCTTCAAGGTGTATTTATAGGCTCTTCATGAGGGACAAGCATTTAATGGAAGTGGGCAAATGATGGGGCCTAGGCCGGCCAAGGCTTGGCCTAGATCGGGCAGGCCCTTAGCTGGCTTGCTGGGCGCTTTGGCAGGGCTGCTGGGGCATTGGAGTGCTGTGGCAGGCTGCTGGGGGCGCTGGCAGGCCTCTGGCAGGCGGTTGGATGCTGGGGCAGGCGCTGGGCATGTTGCTGCATGGTGTGGTAGCGACAATGGATGCTGCTGGAGCATGGTTGAGTGTTGGCAAGGCTGCTGCAGTGGCTGACAAGGGCTGGGATGGCTGCAGAAGTATGGTTGGGTATTGGCAAGTGCAAGAGAGTGGCTTAGCAGGCGCTGACCATACTGCTGCAAGGTGTGGTAGCGGCATGGGTGCATGGGAAGGTTGCTGCAGGCCATGGGCAGCGGCATGGTTATCTTGGCCGACCTTGAGTTGGCCGAGCTTGTCTAAAGGTGACGGAGCTTGCTCCTGGCATGATCCTCCTTCGATTTCTGCCGGCCCGGACTTCTTCTTGGTACTGGAATCCAACGGCGGTGTTTGCGGGGTCCTCAACACATAGCCTCCGACGGATCCAACTCCGTCCCTCTCCCGGACGTCCTCAAGGCCTCGATCCGCCCCGACATCGTCCGCTTCGTTCACGCGAAGCTCTCCAAGAATCGCCGCCAGCCCTACGCCGTCCCCAAGCGCGCCGGCCATCAGACCTCCGCGGCGGCGCTGTTGGCGGGTGCCCTCCCGGTCTCCagcttcgtccgcgccggcgaCCACGCCCTCCTCCGCTCCTCCACTACGCTACCACAGCGCCGTTCCCCAGCAGTTCCGCGCCGAGATCCGCATCTCCTTCGACGTCCTCCGCTGCCGCGCCCCCTGCAGCTTCCTTGTCTTCGGTTTCAGTCACGACTCCCTCATGTGGTCCGGTTTCAACGCCGGCGGCACCACCGTCTTCCTCGAAGAAGACCCCGCATGGTTCCGATGCGTCACCAAGGAACCACCCCCATCCCATCCCCCCCCCCTCCGCTCCTACACCGTCCGTCACCGCACTGGCCTCGTCGACGCTGACGATCTCCTCAAATCCTACCGATCCAAGCCCTGCTACCTCCCGCCGCTGGCGGCGCCTCTCAAGAATAACCCCCGCTGCTTCAGCGGCGACGCGGGTGGGGATGACAAAAAACCGTCCATGTGGCAACATACTATTGGCCGGTGTACCGCTGATCTGGTACACCGGGTGTAGGTATTGACATTGTGCCCTTCTCCGTCTTCCCACATCTCTATCTGGACAGTGATTGCTTTCCATCCCTCAGCCATTTCTTcactgaggaaaaaaaaaggaaaaaaaaaagcttatatCAGCTACGACTCCAATCTCTCTGCCAAGTGACCATTTAATTCGGGACTCACTTCCACTTCTTCCAGCTTTCGGAGATTCTGAGACGGGGTTGTGGATCGCGATGGGTTACACTCTTCCGAAGGATTCTCTTTTCCTTGGATTTGACTGCTCTACCCAGTAAGTTGTTCTTCACAATCTCCTTTTTTGAATGGAAAATTTATTGCGATTCAGTGTTTTAGTCCTTGATTTGGATGATTTCATGCTTattgttttgatttttctgtCTGAACGTCTGTGCAATTGCTAGTATTTTATGCGGATAATTTGTGTACTGAGTCTTTGAGAGATGGTTTTTTTCCCTCGCACAAGCACGACAATATTATAAGAAGTGATGAATTATGTATCATTCGTGGTTTAAAATGATGCCCGTTATCGTGGTCTGGGGCTCCCTCAGTTATGTTATATATAATCATGGGAGAAAGATAATCACTGTTAGAATTGTTACAATAGGTGATTTAGTGTTATGCAGTCACTTGTACTGTTTTCTTAACAAAATAACATTTATTCGCAAAGCTCAAATTTTTCAAAACTTTTCCCTCCAAAAAGTTAGTGTCACCTGAatatataactttttttttttactaacatTGAGTCGCACACTAATGCTGTTCTTTTTCCGTATTGCCCGTTTCAATGCCATAAAATAACTGCAAATCACACTGGTTGGGCCAAACAATGGCCGTTATAATGATCGATAATGGTTCGATGTGGAGACCATTGTGATGGAACCTTGGTGCCATTTACTTGATTTAGATGTGATTTTCATTTGTTGGTTTATGTGGTGATgtttgaaagaaattttcagGAATAAGACATGGCATTAGAATCAATAGTCTTGACCTAGACCAGCTGATCCCAATTTTCCTTGATTTGGTACTATAGATCCTATACCCATGGGTTTTTGTACTCACTATACTAATATGGCAATCAAATTTCTTGGAATAGCTGCTAGTGAAATCAGTAAGAAGAAATTCTTTCAGTTTTAAAGAATATAAAGCCCCTTAGGTATGACATGCAAGAGTGATGTCATGTACTTCAGTAATATTAAGTAGGATATTAGTCTATAGCTCCTCTTGTATATTTCGTTATTTTGATTATTAGGAATAACTTAGGAGTATTGGGcaactttttgttttttctctacATGTTTATAATAGAAAAGAAACATATTGCTCACTAAGTTCCAGGATTTTGTGCATTTATAGaattttaagatatttagctTTTTCTGAGCAGTGTGGCTATCTGTTGTTGGTCATGCATAACTTTTGTGTTTCCCCCACAGCAGAATGTCAGATCCTCTAAGATCAATGTAAAGCATACTTCTTATGTAATTAAAATATACAATCTCTGCCTGTAGGTCACTAAAGGCAACAGTGCTGGATGCCAACCTTGTTATTGTTGCTTCAGAATTTGTCCATTTTGATTCTGAATTGCCACGCTACAACACCAAAGATGGGGTCTACAGAGACCCCATGGTCGATGGTAGGATTGTTTCCCCTACCTTGATGTGGGTGGAGGCTCTGGACCTCTTACTTGAAAAATTAGAAGCAAAAGTGGACTACAGAAAAGTTGCAGCCATTTCAGGGAGTGCACAGCAACATGGCACTGTGTACTGGAAGAAGGGCAGTAAAGCCATGTTGGCCTCTTTGGACCCTTGTAAACCTTTGGTAACTCATGTTGGCGATGCTTTCTCTCTGAAGGACTCACCAATATGGATGGATTGTAGCACCACATCACAGTGCAGAGAAATAGAAAATGCTGTGGGTGGCGCATTCGAGTTATCAAAACTTACTGGGTCTTGTGCTCATGAGAGATATCCAGGACCTCAGATTCGGAAAATATTTGAAACACAACCAGATGTTTACAATGACACTGAGAGGATCTCACTTGTTAGTTCCTTCATGGCCTCTCTTCTTATTGGAGGCCATGCCAGCATTGATGAGACGGATGGAGCAGGGATGAACCTGATGGATATTAAACGACGTGTCTGGTCTAAGATTGCATTGGAGGTTTGTCTATTACTCCTTTAGCTTAATAGTTATGGATGGTCATAACTTCCATTTTTGCTTATTCGCACATTCTTTGGTAGGCAACAGCACCAGGTTTAGAAGAAAAACTTGGGAAATTGGCACCAGCTCATGCAGTTGCTGGTCTGATAGCTCCTTATTTTGTTGAGAGGTGAGTCGTATGCTTGTCataattgtttattttttttgctaaatatGTAAACTAGCACTTGCGTATTTAGTATGGTAGACATTGTGAGAATTGTGATTATTTATTTGTGATTGTTATGTTCATTTTGCTACTGCATTTATTGTAAAAATGTTGTCAGTTTCTGTCcaaaatgattttttcggtTATGTTTCTGTTATGATTCAAAGGATGGTAGGCACTAAAAACGTCTCGGTAAAGATTGTTGGATTTGATTTCTGCATGATAGAGGTTTGGGATATTTCTCTTGACTTGCACTTAGAGACTACAACACGAAAATTTAGCTTTCTTACAAGCATCAAAGTGTTCAAGAGAATTACTAAATTAAGACAATGTTCAAAAGGATACTATCATTGCCCCAAGAGTCATGATTTCTTAATATCCAGGCCATGGTCTGCCGAACCGAGCCGAACTGTCCGGTTCACCCATACCGAACCGAATTGACATGGTTTGGTCGATATTTTCGAAAAATATTGTGAACCACTCTGAATGAACAATTCGGAGCAGCACTAGATAATTCAAAGTGGAACTAGTGCGAACTGCTCAGTTCGCACCGGTTTGAACAAATTCGccccctccctcccttttccaAAAGGCTTGGATTTATGGTCCGCCGAACCGGGGTGAACTAGGCACCTGGTTCACCCAATACCAAACTGGTACCGTACCGAATCAGTAGTCAACCCGTGCGGGTCCCATTACCGGTTCGGCTAACCTTGATCTAGGTCCTTATACTGGAagcattaaattttttaaatttttttttgacttgtcTCCATTTCACATAGTTTGTTAAGAATATTAGATGACCCATTATTATGATTAACAAGAATCTCTTGGATAAACACTTTAGAGTACCATTGCAGCTGTTATTCTGTCAACATTCCTCCATGTGAGGCCATTTACTTTTGTTTAAGAGGATGACCATTCCATTAGAAAGAACTGGTCTTGACCCTGGATGTATTGAATCTTCTTCAGAGTATATATCAAAGTTATGATACCCTGTTCCTTTGATTTAGCCTAAAGTACTGGCATCCTACACTTAAAAACAGACATTGGTATGACTCTGGACATGGCTATATAAGAATTTCTTAGATATTAAACGGATCTGGGACTTAGACACACACCCGAACCCAATGCAAAAACCTGAGTCCATGTCACACAGTATCAAAGTACCATCATGCTATATTTTAAGTATTATaaatctttccttctttctttctttctttcttttttaagggAAGGTGGGAAAAACTGTGGAGCACTCTATCACTGTTCCTAAATTTTACAGCTACATGAAAGACCCTATTCTCTGCAAAATGAAGTACAATGCTTAAATCCCCTCTCCTACAGCTTTTCTTTAAAGAAATAAATTATCCTTATGCGACATGGTGAGCAAGAACCAAGTGTGCTAGTAAAGAAACTCAAGTAATCATTAAAAGTGGTTTTGATGAATCTTTCATAAATACTCAACCAAATAGAACTAGCTATTGGAAGGCAATGAAATCCTTATCTCTGCTATTTATTTGGAACTTCTTGAGTTTGTAGTAGTGGGCAAAGTTTGGTCCTTCAAATCTGTCCTAAACAttgatatttttctattttaataaaTTGGTAGAGTTTAACTGCCTCTTGGTGATTTTTGATATTACCCAACTTTTGTCATTTAGGTGCTCAGTGTTTTATTTGAATACTGAGTCAACTTTGCTTTCCTTCTCAATGCAAAATGATAGCTGTCCAACACTAAGCTTGTAAGATGTCACAATGAAGTAGTGCCATCACATGGtattatcatctgaaattttgcTTTAATTTTAGATGTTGGTACCCTTCTCTGCATTTTGTGTGATGTTTATATGTCGTCTAAATCAAATAAGACTTAAAGATAGTGAATGGTATCTTGCTATTTCTTATTATGCGAGTAACGAGTCTTAACTGCATTAAATCCTTGCAGGTTCCAGTTTAAAGACAGCTGTCTAATTATTCAGTGGTCTGGGGATAATCCTAATAGTTTGGCAGGTGCTTGATAATGTTTTTTTATCTATTCTTCCACTCTGTTAACTCTTAATCTTGTATATTACAAATTTGTATGCTGCTGAAGTGTGTCGTTCATTGGTATATGTAGGTGAGCTATAAAGAAATTTTGTCGTGATATCTTTCAATAACTTCAAAGATCAAATAGACAGCCTTCAATCCACAGGACCACACATCTGACACTAAACAAGATACTAaatgagatatgcatctttgtTATGAACATTTTCTTCTTATGAAGCTTGAATGATAGTTTTTCAATAACTAAGTATTTTGTCACTTGGGTGTTAGTTGATGGATAATGGCATCTATTGCAATCCGGCCACATATTTTATTAATGATGGAGCAATCCCTAAACATAATAGTGCTTTCTGCTCTCAGCTAATCACAAGTTCCAAGCatttcataaatatatatatatatatatatatcatatttaATGCTTATTAGCAGtatttcttttaattaattgTGAATAAgttaaggaaaattaaaaggaactttggttaaattagtattatcacCATTGTCACCACATGGTTGTCTAATCATGCACAGGTTTGGCTCTCCATTCTCCTGGTGATATGGCAATCAGTCTTGGAACCAGTGATACAGTAAGTTGTGATATCTAAATTTCTTTGATTATGATTGTTTACATTCTTAATATTGTAAGTAGCAGCAATACAATAAGTTGCGATATCTAAATACTGGATATTTAATCTTTTGTGCATACTATCTGCTCATGGCTGTTAGGTCTTTGGGATAACTAGTGAGCCTCAACCAAGCCTAGAAGGACATGTTTTCCCTAATCCTGTTGATCCAACGTATTATATGGTAATGCTGGTCTACAAAAATGGTTCTCTAACTCGAGAAGGTAACTATGATTACTTTTGTCGATTCTAATCAAGTAAGTTCTTCTGGTGACCTCTCACCAACTCTAACTTGCAACATGGTCATAGATGTGCGCAATCAGTATGCAGAGCACTCTTGGGATGTTTTCAACAAGTATCTAGAAAAAACACCTCCTCTAAATGGTATATGCTTGTTATTTAAAGCTAATTTCTTTGATATCATCTTTTTTATGTATTCTCCCATTAGATGGGTTTCTTAAGGCAATGAACCTAGAAAGTCTCCTTTATCATGTTCGAAGCATGAACTGCATTCTGTATTGGGAGGTTTAGAGTATACTGCATAGGGTGAAAGTTCAACATTTTTCTGGCTCTGCTACGTGGTAAGGCATGATTTTTCATGCATGAAACCATCTTTGTTGTTTGGTTCCTTCTTATTCTTTATAAGTTCTTTGCCCTTtcattatcataaatataaagcATCATATTTTCCAATGCTTTATCTTACTATTTTTGGATTTCATTTAGTTTCTGGTCAGATATTAGCTGTTAGAAGTAAACTCATCATGTCAGATTCCTTTGTGTCtttgcattatttttttctatctaTGCATTTATATTATGTTTTTTCATTAATGAATGTGACTTCATGATTATGTTTAAGGTTATTGCTATTCATCATTCCTAGAATGCTAGCTTCAGGCCCCTATTCCTTTGaaaaatttgttattttttctttcatattgttgtggattattcttttattttatgcaATAGGTGGAAAGTTAGGATTCTTCTACAAAGAGCACGAAATATTGCCTCCCCTGCCGGGTAATTAACAGATAGTATCCCCTTTCTttgcattattattattattttagtaCCTGCAGGGTTATTCAAATGCAAGGCTAAAAATATTGTTTCTGACATGCGAATGACTAAGGTATTCAGTTGGGTGCCACCGATATGTTCTGGAAAACTTAAGTTGTGACTCACTAGGTGAAATAAAAGAGCATGAGGTGCAGGAGTTTGATCCTCCTTCTGAGGTCTGCATAATATTAAATCTCGTTAATTGACTCACGAACTTTAAATGCAAGAGGTGTTAAAGGCTAGCAACTACTATTGATTTAGGTGCGTGCCATCATAGAAGGCCAATTTCTCTCAATGCGTGGTCATGCAGAAAGGATTGGTATGCCAACTCCCAAGCGGATAATAGCAACTGGTGGGGCATCATCAAATGCATGCATACTTAAAGAGATTGCAAATATTTTTGGCTGTCCTGTTTATACAGTCCAAAGACCTGGTATGTAGAAGAGCTGATCCTTCTTAAATGCAATGAGATGTTGCTTACTGTTTCTTAGCTGTATGTATTCCTTTAGCTGATTAAATTGTCATTTATTCTTACTATACTTGTGGcacatacaaattaataattATTGGACTCTTAATAGAAAATGACAAAAGCTGAGATGTGTATGGCTGAGTAGTTTATCGTGCATTCAGATCAACCAGTGCTTAAATCTTTTGAGAAGTCACCTGACAGTCGTACTTGACTCCATATTATATTGGAAGCAATTTACATTACATAAAGAAATACCATACTGCACATCTCTGACACATGCTCTGATGTTATCTATTAGATTTGTGGTTCCTATGATACAAGGCCAAAAATGTGGTGTTAATTCATCTCCAACTACTAAGCTTTAATAGAAGAGATAAAAAAGAGTATAAAGTGCAAACCAACTTCCATTAGAAAATATCAGTCACTGCATTTTGCAGTTGTCACTTTTtatttggcaaaaagggaaaaatattaaaaactttTGTATTTTCCCATCTCATCCTCTACATGTATATTTTGTCTATCATGCAGTATTCTTCCGAATCTTATTATGCTAAGTTCTTCACTTTGAGTTACTCTAACAGCTTCTAATTCATATCATTTCTATTTGCTACCATCTATAACAACTACAAGTTTCGTTTTGTTATGGTTTTTGTCATTTCTTGAAACCATGTATCATCTGTTACATAGATGATACCACCAAAATAGTGTACTATCTGGTTCATTATTAAGACTGGAAAATTAGCATTGGATAAAGACTAATGTTTcacccttttttcttttctacatATTACACTGGATTGAGTTTTATTGCATCCACTTAGGGCATGATGGATTATCTTGTGCCTTTTGCAACAGATTCTGCTTCTCTGGGTGCTGCGTTGAGGGCAGCTCATGGGTGGTTGTGCAATAAAGAAAGTGTTTTTGTTCCCATCTCATGCATGTACGAGGACAAGCTGGATAAAACATCGCTCAGTGCAAAACTTGCAATCCCTGCTGGAGACAGAGAGCTTATATCCAAGTATACATTGCTGATGAAAAAGAGAATGCAGATTGAGAGAAATCTTGTTGATACGTTTGGGCGCATTTAGGCCAGCTACTGAAAATTGATGCAGCGCATCAGCGATCTTATAAACTTACACAATGATAAAGTTTATTCCAGAATAAAATATGCCCCATTTTAAATGCAGGTACATCTAGCAGAATGATATGAAATCAATTCTCTAATAACATTTGGAAGAAAGAAATGctaatgaaaatataatttgttaACATATTAGTGTTCTTACCGTGGCAAGCTTCTTTGAAGTATTTGTGCTAAATGTTCCCATTTTGTGTTGTCAAAATTGTTTAAAGCATTATATCTGCTTTATTTTCATAAGCTGGACAATTGGGTGGCCTCCCAGGTTGGACCTATCCCTAATTGTTAAGCTAGGGGTTTCACAACTAGCACCACCCAAGACTGGATGAAGAAGGCCGATGGTTGATGTTAGGTAAATAGTTGTATCTGAGAAGCATATCAAACTGCGAAATGTTAGCTGGGACTGGATCTAAGCTTTCTTGTTATGTATTTAACCAATAGCTGCTACCCCGTGCTTACATGATGTAATTGTTAATCGTGGATTTGAGCATTGATTAGATGTTAGAGTGGCTAACTGAGGAGATTGATTCCATAAGCACAGTGGTCAGTAGTTTTTTAGTGTCTACATATGAGTTTACATTGTTTCAAGGTTTGTTGTACCGATACCGGACTTCGTACCAGTGTCGCACTAGCAtaagcgtaccgagtgtcggtacggtatggtat
Encoded proteins:
- the LOC103715708 gene encoding xylulose kinase 2; its protein translation is MGYTLPKDSLFLGFDCSTQSLKATVLDANLVIVASEFVHFDSELPRYNTKDGVYRDPMVDGRIVSPTLMWVEALDLLLEKLEAKVDYRKVAAISGSAQQHGTVYWKKGSKAMLASLDPCKPLVTHVGDAFSLKDSPIWMDCSTTSQCREIENAVGGAFELSKLTGSCAHERYPGPQIRKIFETQPDVYNDTERISLVSSFMASLLIGGHASIDETDGAGMNLMDIKRRVWSKIALEATAPGLEEKLGKLAPAHAVAGLIAPYFVERFQFKDSCLIIQWSGDNPNSLAGLALHSPGDMAISLGTSDTVFGITSEPQPSLEGHVFPNPVDPTYYMVMLVYKNGSLTREDVRNQYAEHSWDVFNKYLEKTPPLNGGKLGFFYKEHEILPPLPVGCHRYVLENLSCDSLGEIKEHEVQEFDPPSEVRAIIEGQFLSMRGHAERIGMPTPKRIIATGGASSNACILKEIANIFGCPVYTVQRPDSASLGAALRAAHGWLCNKESVFVPISCMYEDKLDKTSLSAKLAIPAGDRELISKYTLLMKKRMQIERNLVDTFGRI